From a region of the Latilactobacillus sakei genome:
- a CDS encoding F0F1 ATP synthase subunit gamma: MAESLMDIKRRIASTKKTGQITSAMQMVSGAKLSQIEKNSVAYQVYTDKIREIVTHLAASQLIDIARQKSSLQAEPADSTIKTAIKHEVTLSNLLVERPIKKTGYLVITSDRGLVGAYNSSILKAMVQMISENHQSSDEYAILAVGGTGADFFKARGMNLTYEYRGVSDVPSFEEVKQIIKTAVAMYDNGVYDELYVCYNHHVNSLTSGFRAEKMLPITDLDVSEVADQNLEYITEPSVDDALDAILPQYAESLIYGAMLDSKTAEHAASMAAMKSATDNANNLISELSIKFNRARQAQITTEITEIVGGAAALE, translated from the coding sequence TTGGCTGAATCTTTAATGGATATCAAACGAAGAATCGCCTCTACTAAAAAAACTGGGCAAATTACAAGTGCTATGCAAATGGTTTCTGGTGCTAAGCTTTCTCAAATCGAAAAGAACTCAGTTGCTTACCAAGTTTATACTGATAAGATTAGAGAAATCGTGACGCATCTAGCTGCTAGTCAATTAATTGACATTGCCCGTCAAAAGAGTAGTTTACAAGCAGAACCTGCTGATTCTACTATTAAAACGGCGATTAAGCACGAAGTAACGTTGAGTAATTTGTTAGTGGAAAGACCAATTAAGAAAACCGGTTATTTAGTTATTACAAGTGACCGGGGCTTAGTTGGTGCATATAACAGCTCAATTCTAAAAGCAATGGTCCAAATGATTTCAGAAAATCATCAATCATCTGACGAATACGCAATTCTTGCGGTCGGCGGAACTGGTGCTGATTTCTTTAAAGCGCGGGGCATGAATTTAACTTACGAATATCGTGGTGTGAGTGATGTCCCTTCTTTTGAAGAAGTTAAACAAATTATTAAAACGGCCGTTGCGATGTATGATAATGGTGTTTACGATGAGTTGTACGTTTGTTACAACCACCATGTTAACTCATTAACATCTGGCTTTAGAGCTGAAAAAATGTTACCAATTACCGACTTAGATGTTTCAGAAGTTGCTGATCAAAATCTAGAATACATTACGGAACCTTCCGTGGATGATGCCTTAGACGCAATTCTACCGCAATACGCCGAAAGCTTAATTTATGGCGCAATGTTAGATTCTAAAACAGCAGAACATGCTGCTTCAATGGCAGCAATGAAGAGTGCGACTGATAATGCAAATAATTTAATTTCAGAATTGTCAATTAAATTTAACCGTGCACGTCAAGCTCAAATTACAACTGAAATCACCGAAATCGTCGGTGGTGCGGCAGCATTAGAATAA
- a CDS encoding ATP synthase subunit alpha: MSIKTEEISALIKQQLANYNEELAVEEVGTVTYVGDGIARAHGLENALSSELLEFSNGSYGVAQNLETNDVGIIILGEYENIREGDQVKRTGRIMEVPVGDALIGRVVNPLGQPVDGRGEIKTDKTRPIEKKAPGVMARQSVSEPLQTGLKAIDALVPIGRGQRELIIGDRKTGKTSVAIDTIINQKGQDMICIYVAIGQKESTVRTQVETLRRYGAMDYTIVVEAGPSQPAPLLYIAPYAGAAMGEEFMYNGKHVLIVYDDLSKQAAAYREISLLLRRPPGREAYPGDIFYLHSRLLERAAKLSDELGGGSMTALPIIETQAGDISAYIPTNVISITDGQIFLESDLFYSGTRPAIDAGSSVSRVGGAAQTKAMKKVSGTLRLDLSSYRELEAFTQFGSDLDAATQAKLNRGKRTVEVLKQPLHKPLPFEQQTVILYALTHGFIDDVPVDDIMRYESGLNDYLESNAKDLMDEIRQTTKLPDTDKLDAAIKAFTEGFVPEQAADDKDSDK; the protein is encoded by the coding sequence ATGAGCATTAAAACTGAGGAAATCAGTGCATTAATTAAACAACAACTAGCAAATTATAATGAAGAATTAGCCGTTGAAGAAGTCGGTACTGTCACTTATGTTGGTGATGGGATTGCACGTGCTCACGGTTTAGAAAATGCCCTCTCAAGTGAATTGTTAGAATTCTCTAACGGTTCATACGGTGTGGCACAAAACTTGGAAACAAATGATGTTGGTATCATCATCCTCGGCGAATACGAAAATATTCGTGAAGGGGACCAAGTTAAACGGACAGGGCGGATCATGGAAGTACCTGTTGGTGATGCTTTAATCGGTCGTGTTGTTAATCCGTTGGGTCAACCAGTGGACGGACGCGGCGAAATTAAAACAGATAAAACACGTCCTATCGAAAAGAAAGCACCTGGCGTTATGGCTCGTCAATCTGTTTCTGAACCTTTACAAACAGGTTTAAAAGCGATTGATGCCTTGGTGCCAATTGGTCGTGGCCAACGTGAATTAATTATCGGGGATCGTAAGACTGGTAAAACATCAGTTGCGATCGATACGATTATTAACCAAAAAGGTCAAGATATGATCTGTATCTACGTTGCCATTGGTCAAAAGGAATCAACTGTGAGAACACAAGTTGAAACCTTACGGCGTTATGGTGCAATGGATTATACAATTGTTGTCGAAGCTGGCCCTAGCCAACCCGCACCACTCTTGTACATTGCCCCTTATGCTGGTGCAGCAATGGGTGAAGAATTCATGTATAACGGCAAGCACGTTTTAATCGTCTATGATGATTTAAGTAAACAAGCTGCTGCTTATCGTGAAATCTCATTACTTTTAAGAAGACCTCCAGGCCGTGAAGCTTACCCTGGTGATATCTTCTACTTACATTCACGTTTACTAGAACGTGCTGCTAAGTTAAGTGATGAATTAGGTGGCGGTTCAATGACTGCTTTACCTATCATCGAAACACAAGCTGGTGATATTTCAGCTTATATCCCAACTAACGTTATCTCGATTACAGATGGTCAAATCTTCTTGGAAAGTGATTTATTCTATTCAGGAACACGTCCAGCTATCGATGCTGGTTCATCTGTTTCTCGTGTTGGTGGGGCAGCTCAAACCAAGGCTATGAAGAAAGTTTCAGGGACATTGCGTCTTGATCTTTCATCATACCGTGAACTAGAAGCCTTTACGCAATTCGGTTCTGATTTAGATGCCGCAACACAAGCCAAACTAAATCGTGGTAAACGGACTGTTGAAGTCTTGAAACAACCATTGCATAAACCATTACCATTTGAACAACAAACAGTAATTCTATATGCCTTAACACATGGTTTCATCGATGATGTACCTGTTGATGACATTATGCGTTATGAAAGTGGTTTAAATGACTATCTAGAAAGTAATGCTAAAGACTTGATGGATGAAATCCGTCAAACAACTAAATTGCCAGACACAGACAAACTTGATGCTGCTATCAAGGCCTTCACAGAAGGTTTTGTACCAGAACAAGCTGCCGATGACAAAGACTCAGATAAGTAA
- a CDS encoding F0F1 ATP synthase subunit delta, whose translation MKLDKYAVGQRYAKALFSLAEQEQQFESIHDEIQALETIFNDNPKLGTVLTDTTLSGLKQRNLLKSLSSDFSTLMQHFLSLVFDYQRMAEMPYIIAAYEDLYDQHKGIAHAKVTSAVALDDDQLAKISQSFAKREGLNEVLIESVVDPDIIGGIVLESNHKVIDGSVKHGLDQIKSLLLK comes from the coding sequence ATGAAACTAGATAAGTATGCAGTTGGACAACGCTATGCAAAGGCCTTATTTTCCCTTGCAGAACAAGAGCAACAATTTGAAAGTATCCATGATGAGATACAAGCACTCGAGACCATTTTCAATGACAATCCAAAATTAGGCACAGTTTTAACAGATACAACCTTATCTGGGTTGAAACAGCGTAACTTATTAAAATCATTGAGTAGTGATTTTAGTACTTTAATGCAACACTTTTTGAGCTTAGTTTTTGACTATCAAAGAATGGCTGAAATGCCTTATATTATCGCAGCTTATGAAGATCTCTATGATCAACATAAAGGGATTGCGCATGCTAAGGTGACTTCAGCAGTTGCTTTAGACGATGATCAATTAGCTAAGATCAGTCAATCTTTCGCCAAACGCGAAGGCTTAAACGAAGTGTTAATCGAAAGTGTCGTTGATCCAGATATTATTGGTGGTATTGTGCTTGAATCGAACCATAAGGTAATCGATGGAAGTGTCAAACACGGCTTAGACCAAATTAAGTCGTTATTATTGAAATAG
- the atpF gene encoding ATP synthase F0 subunit B, which produces MFSNLIVGASASYLGDSLFVLVVFIILVALVGKFAFGPVSKMMQERSNKITNDLDSAAQSREDAAKLAAQRATELKSSKSEAVEIVNTAKQNGEKQREGMITLAQEEVQTLKQNAKKDIEQSRLDALNSARDDVAQLSIEIASKLIKKELSVADQKSLINSYIEGLDKQNETR; this is translated from the coding sequence ATGTTTAGTAATTTAATCGTTGGTGCTTCTGCATCTTACCTTGGAGATTCACTATTTGTACTTGTTGTCTTCATCATCTTAGTTGCTTTAGTTGGTAAATTTGCTTTCGGACCTGTTTCAAAAATGATGCAGGAACGTTCAAATAAAATTACCAATGATTTAGATAGCGCCGCTCAATCGCGTGAAGATGCTGCCAAATTGGCTGCACAACGCGCAACAGAATTGAAGAGCTCTAAATCAGAAGCCGTTGAGATTGTTAACACAGCTAAACAAAACGGTGAAAAACAACGCGAAGGTATGATTACCCTCGCCCAAGAAGAAGTCCAAACTTTAAAACAAAATGCTAAAAAAGACATCGAACAATCTCGTTTAGATGCGTTAAACAGTGCGAGAGATGATGTTGCTCAATTATCTATTGAAATTGCTTCTAAACTCATTAAGAAAGAATTGTCAGTCGCTGATCAAAAGTCATTGATCAATTCCTATATTGAAGGGTTGGACAAGCAAAATGAAACTAGATAA
- a CDS encoding F0F1 ATP synthase subunit A, protein MGDKYPIISILGIRFNLANCLSVLLSAAIVFALVFFLSRKIALKPTKRQNVLEWMIDFTNGIVKSAMPGEEGKQFYLFAFVMFLFVFISNQFGLIFQMKVDEVVWLKSPTADPIITMSLAMIVLVLSHYFSIERLGFGNYLKSYIKPVGFFLPINIIEQFTNFLTLSLRLYGNIFAGEVLLNLLVKMAFSHGPATMLVTAPIQMVWQGFSVFIGSIQAFVFVTLSMVYISEKVEMED, encoded by the coding sequence GTGGGTGATAAATATCCCATTATTAGCATTTTGGGAATTCGTTTTAATTTAGCGAACTGCCTTTCGGTATTATTAAGTGCAGCAATTGTTTTCGCGCTCGTCTTCTTCTTATCAAGAAAGATTGCGTTGAAACCAACCAAGCGGCAGAACGTCCTGGAATGGATGATCGACTTTACTAATGGTATCGTTAAGAGTGCTATGCCGGGCGAAGAAGGGAAGCAATTCTACCTATTTGCCTTTGTTATGTTTCTTTTCGTATTCATTAGTAATCAGTTCGGTTTGATTTTCCAGATGAAGGTGGACGAAGTGGTTTGGCTGAAGAGTCCAACTGCGGATCCGATTATTACAATGTCCTTAGCGATGATTGTATTAGTCCTTTCGCATTATTTCAGTATTGAACGACTAGGATTTGGTAATTATTTGAAGAGTTATATTAAACCAGTAGGATTTTTCTTACCGATTAATATCATCGAACAATTTACCAATTTCTTGACGCTGTCATTGCGTTTGTATGGGAACATTTTTGCCGGGGAAGTTTTATTGAATCTTTTAGTTAAGATGGCTTTCTCGCATGGCCCAGCCACAATGCTTGTCACAGCACCAATTCAGATGGTATGGCAAGGATTTTCCGTCTTTATCGGATCAATTCAAGCCTTTGTATTTGTAACATTATCAATGGTCTACATTTCAGAGAAAGTCGAAATGGAAGACTAA
- a CDS encoding uracil phosphoribosyltransferase, with protein MAKFTVLNHPLIQHKLTIIRNKNTGTKVFREVANEIAELMVYEITRDLAMEDVEVETPMGPAIEKQLSGKKLAVVPILRAGLGMVDGVLELIPAAKVGHIGMYRDEKTLQPHEYFVKLPTDIDQRQLFIVDPMLATGGSAIMAIDALKKRGATSMRLVVLVAAPEGVKAVQEAHPDVDIYAAGLDDGLNEEGYIYPGLGDAGDRLFGTK; from the coding sequence ATGGCAAAGTTCACAGTTTTAAATCATCCGTTAATTCAACACAAATTAACAATTATTCGTAACAAGAATACGGGGACTAAAGTGTTCCGTGAAGTGGCGAATGAAATTGCCGAATTAATGGTTTACGAAATTACGCGCGATTTAGCAATGGAAGACGTTGAAGTTGAAACACCAATGGGCCCAGCTATTGAAAAGCAATTGAGCGGTAAAAAATTAGCAGTTGTCCCAATTTTACGTGCTGGTTTAGGCATGGTCGATGGCGTTTTGGAATTGATTCCAGCCGCTAAAGTCGGTCATATCGGGATGTACCGTGATGAAAAGACGCTTCAACCACACGAATATTTCGTTAAATTACCAACAGATATTGACCAACGTCAATTATTTATCGTTGATCCTATGTTGGCAACTGGTGGTTCTGCAATTATGGCAATTGATGCCCTTAAAAAACGTGGTGCAACATCAATGCGTTTAGTTGTTTTAGTAGCAGCACCTGAAGGCGTTAAAGCGGTGCAAGAAGCACATCCAGATGTTGATATTTATGCAGCTGGTTTAGATGATGGATTGAATGAAGAAGGTTATATTTATCCTGGTTTGGGCGATGCTGGTGATCGTTTGTTCGGGACTAAATAA
- the glyA gene encoding serine hydroxymethyltransferase (catalyzes the reaction of glycine with 5,10-methylenetetrahydrofolate to form L-serine and tetrahydrofolate): protein MLAKTDPVINDLIKQEENRQRHNIELIASENIVSGAVQEAQGSVLTNKYAEGYPNKRFYGGCEYIDQIETLAIERAKELFGADHVNVQPHSGSQANMAVYQALLEPGDKILGMNLTDGGHLTHGSPFNFSGQLYDFYSYGVADTNEQLDYDRLAAKAQEVHPKMIVAGASAYSRTIDFPRLREIADQVGAYLMIDMAHIAGLVATGVHPSPVPYADVVTTTTHKTLRGPRGGMILCKAEYAKAIDSAIFPGIQGGPLEHVIAAKAVAFGEALQPEFTAYTKQIVANAQAMATVFDQSDLVRVVSGGTDNHLMLLDLTNSGLNGKELQNLLDSVHITVNKNTIPFEKLSPFKTSGIRVGTPAITSRGFKEADCEQIANLILEVIEKHDQLEAMTAISEAVLKLTDQFPITQAKFLD from the coding sequence ATGTTAGCTAAGACAGATCCAGTGATTAATGATTTAATTAAGCAAGAAGAAAATCGTCAACGTCATAATATTGAATTAATTGCGTCTGAAAATATTGTTTCAGGTGCTGTTCAAGAGGCACAGGGCAGTGTGCTAACGAATAAATATGCGGAAGGTTATCCAAACAAGCGTTTTTACGGTGGTTGCGAGTACATCGATCAAATTGAAACACTCGCGATTGAACGGGCAAAAGAATTGTTTGGTGCCGATCACGTCAACGTCCAACCCCATTCTGGTTCACAAGCTAACATGGCGGTCTATCAAGCACTATTGGAACCTGGCGATAAGATTTTAGGGATGAATTTAACGGACGGCGGCCATCTAACGCATGGGTCACCGTTCAATTTTAGTGGCCAACTCTATGATTTTTATAGTTATGGTGTTGCCGACACGAATGAACAATTGGATTATGATCGCTTAGCTGCCAAGGCTCAAGAAGTGCATCCTAAGATGATCGTTGCTGGCGCTTCAGCTTATAGTCGCACAATTGATTTTCCACGCTTACGCGAAATTGCGGATCAAGTTGGTGCCTACCTAATGATTGATATGGCCCATATTGCCGGCTTAGTGGCAACAGGTGTCCATCCGAGCCCAGTGCCATATGCCGATGTCGTCACAACGACTACCCATAAGACACTACGGGGCCCTCGTGGGGGGATGATTCTTTGCAAGGCAGAATATGCCAAGGCAATTGACTCTGCTATTTTCCCAGGGATTCAAGGTGGCCCACTAGAACACGTGATTGCTGCTAAAGCAGTTGCTTTTGGTGAAGCGTTACAACCAGAATTTACAGCTTATACAAAACAAATTGTTGCTAACGCGCAAGCAATGGCCACTGTTTTTGACCAGTCAGATTTAGTGCGGGTCGTTTCGGGGGGGACGGATAACCATTTGATGCTATTGGACTTGACCAATAGTGGTCTCAATGGGAAAGAACTGCAAAATCTATTGGATAGCGTGCACATTACGGTTAATAAAAATACAATTCCGTTTGAAAAATTAAGCCCGTTTAAGACAAGTGGGATTCGGGTTGGCACACCAGCTATTACATCGCGTGGATTTAAAGAAGCTGATTGTGAACAAATCGCCAATTTGATTCTAGAAGTGATTGAAAAACACGATCAACTAGAAGCAATGACCGCAATTAGTGAAGCGGTCTTGAAATTAACCGACCAATTTCCAATCACCCAAGCAAAGTTTTTAGATTAA
- a CDS encoding threonylcarbamoyl-AMP synthase → METKRYTVNQIEQAAAALNAGELVSFPTETVYGLGADATNPAAVKKVYAAKGRPSDNPLIVHVASVETVEHYAVTSNPAFGQLVKAFWPGSLTIILPLKHGAFDAVVTGGLKTAAFRMPDNQVTLSLIKAAGVPIVGPSANTSGKPSPTLADHVLHDLTGKIAGVIDDGPTGVGLESTVIDLSVATPVILRPGVVTQEAIERVIGPIMTNKHKVGAAETPKAPGMKYKHYAPNAQVYIVANPDDFDAAIDWASQQAVPFGVMAVDTILEKQVKVRFKDQFSLGESVVTASQHLFEGLRYFDLNPEVKLILVQGFAKEGVGLAYMNRLEKSAGQKYFSKQQAD, encoded by the coding sequence ATGGAAACAAAACGATACACAGTCAACCAAATTGAACAAGCAGCCGCTGCTTTGAATGCGGGCGAATTAGTTTCTTTTCCAACTGAAACGGTTTATGGCCTAGGGGCAGATGCTACTAATCCAGCCGCCGTTAAGAAGGTCTACGCTGCCAAAGGACGTCCTAGCGATAATCCGTTGATTGTCCATGTTGCTTCGGTTGAAACGGTTGAACATTACGCAGTGACGTCAAACCCGGCTTTTGGGCAATTAGTCAAAGCCTTTTGGCCCGGATCATTAACAATTATCTTACCCTTGAAACATGGGGCGTTTGATGCTGTTGTGACGGGGGGGTTGAAGACTGCTGCTTTTAGAATGCCAGACAATCAAGTGACATTGTCATTGATTAAAGCCGCGGGCGTACCGATTGTTGGCCCCTCAGCTAATACATCTGGGAAACCAAGTCCAACCTTAGCTGATCATGTATTACATGATTTGACAGGGAAAATTGCCGGCGTCATCGATGACGGCCCCACGGGTGTAGGCTTGGAATCAACGGTTATTGATTTAAGTGTGGCAACACCAGTTATTTTACGACCAGGGGTGGTGACGCAAGAAGCCATTGAACGTGTGATTGGTCCTATCATGACCAATAAGCATAAAGTTGGGGCAGCAGAAACACCGAAAGCACCCGGGATGAAATATAAGCATTATGCGCCTAACGCACAGGTTTATATCGTCGCTAATCCGGATGACTTTGATGCTGCGATTGACTGGGCTAGCCAACAAGCTGTGCCATTTGGCGTGATGGCTGTTGATACCATTTTGGAAAAGCAAGTAAAAGTCCGGTTTAAAGACCAATTCTCATTAGGCGAATCGGTTGTCACAGCGAGCCAGCATTTATTTGAAGGACTGCGGTATTTTGATTTGAATCCAGAAGTTAAACTAATTCTCGTCCAAGGCTTTGCCAAGGAAGGGGTTGGGTTAGCGTATATGAACCGCCTTGAAAAATCAGCAGGGCAAAAGTATTTTAGTAAGCAACAAGCTGATTAA
- the prmC gene encoding peptide chain release factor N(5)-glutamine methyltransferase has translation MAQLTYLKALNWAFLFLEERNKEREAARFLILGRHHWTTTQLVLHYRDEMPAKEYEQYQADLAAFAEDQPAQYILGYASFYGRDFKVTPATLIPRLETEELVEWVLSVAPVKDRPLKVLDVGTGSGAIAITLACERPDWQVSAVDISPAAIKVAQQNAQTLGAKVDFIEGDFLTPVMGQQFDVIVSNPPYIAEDERAVMDASVLKHEPDLALFAPNNGLAFYERFAQEVPAFLEPEGTLFLEFGYQQKEAIVRIFEQKDPRFSLEVQKDMANWSRMMRVGYDFDRNLLL, from the coding sequence ATGGCACAGCTCACTTATCTTAAAGCCCTGAATTGGGCTTTTTTATTTTTAGAAGAACGCAATAAAGAACGCGAAGCAGCGCGTTTCCTAATATTAGGACGTCATCATTGGACGACCACTCAGTTAGTGTTGCATTATCGCGATGAAATGCCTGCAAAAGAGTATGAACAATATCAAGCCGATTTGGCGGCATTTGCTGAGGATCAACCGGCGCAATATATTTTAGGTTATGCAAGCTTTTACGGACGTGATTTTAAAGTGACGCCCGCAACGCTTATTCCGCGACTTGAGACCGAGGAATTGGTAGAATGGGTATTGTCAGTAGCCCCTGTTAAGGACAGACCGCTAAAAGTGTTAGATGTCGGGACCGGGTCGGGTGCCATTGCGATTACCTTGGCCTGTGAACGTCCAGATTGGCAAGTCTCTGCGGTTGATATTTCACCGGCCGCAATTAAAGTGGCCCAACAAAATGCGCAAACATTAGGTGCAAAGGTTGACTTCATCGAAGGTGATTTCTTGACGCCTGTTATGGGGCAACAATTTGACGTGATTGTGTCGAACCCGCCATACATTGCAGAAGACGAACGCGCTGTTATGGATGCTTCGGTCCTTAAGCATGAACCAGATTTAGCATTATTTGCGCCTAATAATGGGTTAGCTTTTTATGAACGCTTCGCGCAGGAAGTCCCCGCATTTTTAGAACCAGAGGGGACACTCTTTTTAGAGTTCGGTTATCAACAAAAAGAAGCGATTGTTCGGATTTTTGAGCAAAAAGACCCTCGATTTAGCCTTGAAGTGCAAAAAGATATGGCGAATTGGTCTAGAATGATGCGAGTGGGTTACGATTTCGATCGGAATTTGTTATTATAG
- a CDS encoding peptide chain release factor 1 has protein sequence MDKMFEQLDGLLDRYAELQELMSDPEVINETSRYMELSKEEAGLREIVGKYTRLKEVLSEVTENEELLRETSDAEMTELVKADLEELQAEKAQLEQEIKILMLPTDPNDEKNIIMEIRGAAGGDEASLFAGDLLNMYQRYAESQNWQTEIIDETATEVGGFKEVAMMITGKNVYSKLKYENGAHRVQRIPKTESQGRVHTSTATVAVMPEYDGVDVELEAKDIRVDVYRASGAGGQHINKTSSAVRMTHIPTGIVVAMQDQRSQQQNRVKAMKILQARVYDYYESQNQSEYDSSRKSAVGSGDRSERIRTYNYPQNRVTDHRIGLTLNKLDRIMNGELGDVIDALILFDQTEKLEQLQDGTAHLS, from the coding sequence ATGGATAAAATGTTTGAACAACTCGATGGTTTATTAGACCGCTATGCAGAATTACAGGAATTAATGTCTGATCCAGAAGTGATTAATGAAACCAGTCGCTACATGGAACTTTCTAAGGAAGAAGCGGGCTTGCGCGAAATTGTCGGCAAGTATACGCGTTTGAAGGAAGTTTTAAGCGAAGTGACTGAAAATGAAGAACTTCTGCGCGAAACTAGTGATGCTGAAATGACGGAATTAGTTAAGGCTGATTTAGAAGAACTCCAAGCTGAAAAAGCCCAATTAGAACAAGAAATTAAGATTTTAATGTTACCAACTGACCCTAACGATGAAAAGAATATCATCATGGAAATTCGGGGCGCCGCTGGTGGGGACGAAGCAAGTCTTTTTGCTGGCGATCTCCTTAATATGTATCAACGTTACGCTGAATCACAAAACTGGCAAACAGAAATCATCGATGAAACAGCGACTGAAGTCGGCGGCTTCAAAGAAGTTGCAATGATGATTACCGGTAAGAATGTTTATTCGAAATTAAAATATGAAAATGGGGCGCATCGTGTCCAACGGATCCCAAAGACGGAATCACAAGGCCGTGTTCATACCTCAACAGCAACCGTTGCTGTTATGCCTGAATACGATGGTGTCGATGTCGAATTAGAAGCAAAAGATATTCGGGTTGATGTTTACCGTGCTTCTGGTGCCGGTGGTCAACATATTAATAAGACCTCTTCAGCCGTTCGGATGACCCATATTCCAACCGGGATTGTTGTGGCAATGCAAGATCAACGTTCACAACAACAAAACCGGGTTAAAGCAATGAAAATTTTACAAGCACGTGTTTACGATTATTATGAATCACAAAATCAGAGTGAATATGACTCAAGTCGTAAATCGGCCGTTGGCTCTGGGGATCGTTCAGAACGAATCAGAACGTATAATTATCCACAAAACCGTGTGACTGATCATCGAATTGGTTTGACGCTCAATAAGTTAGATCGCATTATGAATGGCGAATTAGGCGACGTAATCGATGCCCTAATCCTTTTCGATCAAACAGAGAAATTGGAGCAATTACAAGATGGCACAGCTCACTTATCTTAA
- a CDS encoding thymidine kinase produces the protein MAQLFFRYGAMNSGKSIEILKVAHNYEEQNKSVIILTSGIDNRDGVGIVSSRIGLKREATPIFSDTNIYELVEATNPDAACVLIDESQFLERHHVIEAAKVVDDLNIPVMAFGLKNDFKNELFEGSKYLLLFANKIEEMKTICWFCRKKAIMNLRMNNGLPVYTGEQIQIGGNEAYYPVCRKHYFNPPIQEEIEKEG, from the coding sequence ATGGCGCAATTATTTTTTCGATATGGTGCAATGAACAGTGGGAAATCAATTGAGATTCTAAAAGTTGCTCATAATTATGAAGAACAGAATAAATCAGTGATTATCTTAACCAGTGGGATTGATAATCGTGATGGTGTAGGAATTGTTTCAAGTCGAATTGGTCTGAAACGCGAAGCAACACCGATTTTTTCGGACACGAATATTTACGAATTGGTTGAAGCAACTAATCCAGATGCCGCTTGTGTTTTAATTGATGAATCGCAATTTTTAGAACGGCACCATGTTATCGAAGCTGCCAAAGTCGTTGATGATTTGAATATCCCGGTGATGGCATTTGGGCTTAAAAATGATTTCAAGAATGAATTATTTGAAGGCTCGAAATACCTCTTATTGTTTGCCAATAAGATAGAAGAAATGAAAACCATTTGTTGGTTCTGCCGTAAAAAGGCGATTATGAACCTACGGATGAATAATGGCTTGCCTGTTTATACGGGTGAACAAATTCAAATCGGTGGCAATGAAGCGTACTACCCAGTATGCCGAAAGCACTATTTTAACCCACCAATACAAGAAGAGATTGAAAAGGAAGGCTAA